The Bacteroidota bacterium DNA segment CAGGCAGCCGGTGTTCCGATGGTGTTTGCCATCAATAAAATCGATAAGCCCGGCGCCAATTCTGAACGGATTTATCAGCAGTTGTCTGAAAGAAACATTCTTGTTGAAGAATGGGGCGGAAAATATCAGGTAGCCAAAGTCTCTGCCAAATCGGGTGTTGGTGTGCCGGAACTGCTCGAAAAGGTATTGCTGGAAGCTGAAATTCTGGATCTGAAAGCCAATCCGGACCGGAAGGCGCAGGGAACCGTGGTTGAAGCCGAACTTGATAAAGGAAAAGGTACCATTGCCACCATTCTGGTTCAGAACGGAACCTTGCGGGTGGGCGATATTTTCCTCTGCGGTGCCACCTACGGACGGATAAGAGCTTTGCAGGATGAACGTGGCAAGAAACTGAAATCGGCCGGACCGGCTACTCCTGCTCAGGTATTGGGATTTGATGAAGTGCCTCAGGCCGGTGATGTGCTGGTGGTAATGGATTCCGAAAAGGAAGCCCGCGACATCGCCACCCGCCGGATGGTTCTGAAACGCGAACAGGAACAGCGCAAAGCGCAGAAACACATGTCTCTGGATATGATTTCCCAGCGGATGAGTGAAGGATCGGTTCGTGATCTGAACATCATCGTCAAAGGGGACGTGGACGGATCGGTGGAAGCACTCTCTGACAGTCTCATGAAACTCTCGACCGGTGAAGTCCGCGTTCGGGTGATTCACAAAGCGGTCGGACCGATTACTGAATCGGATGTTCTGCTCGCTACCGCCTCTGATGCGGTGATCATCGGATTCCAGGTCAGACCTAATCTGAATGCCAAGAAACTGGCTCAGACCGAAGAGATTGATATCCGCCTGTACTCTATCATCTATGATGCCATCAATGAGGTCAAAGCGGCTCTGGAAGGAATGCTGTCACCTGACATTACTGAAGAAGTAACGGCCACGGTCGAGGTCAGGGAGACCTTCAAGATTTCCAGGATCGGTACCATCGCAGGTTGTTACGTCCAGGATGGAAAGATCACCCGCGGCTCGAAAGTGCGGGTCGTTCGTGATGGCATAGTCGTCTATACCGGTGAACTCGATTCACTGAAACGGTTTAAGGATGATGTGAAAGAGGTGGAAAAAGGCTACGAATGTGGTCTGTCTGTCCGCAATTTCAACGATATCAAAACAGGTGATATTGTTGAATCCTTCCATCTGGTGGAAACCAAGCGAAAACTGGTTAACTAACCACCTGAATTGTGTGATCTTAAAACCGGACCCTCAACGGTCCGGTTTTTTTTTCTCTGCCGGGGATTCTTTCTCCCAAACCGACGTTGTAAATTTAAACAGAAGCCAGAGGGGCAGGACCATGTCTCACCGTACTCAAAAAGTAGCCAGCCTGATCAAACAGGAAATCGGAAAACTCTTTACCAATGAGTTTGCCGACCTTTCACCCAATATGATCACCGTCACCCAGGTACGAATGTCTGATGATTTATCGGTTGCAAAAGTGTTTCTGAGTGTCTGGGGTCGTATTGAGGATGTGGATCTGACCTTTATCAGACTGGAAGAAAGAAAAAAAGACATCCGGTACGAACTCGCCAAATCGATTAAAAACCACTTCAGAGTAATTCCTGAACTGATTTTCAGAAAGGATGACTCGCAGGAGTACTCACAAAAAATCGAGGCACTCTTCAAAAAGATACATGAAGAGGAGCAGAACCGGCATTCATGATAGTGATGGGTTTTTCCAACTGGCCCGATGGCTGGTTTCTGGTCGATAAACCTGCCGGCTGGACGTCTTTTGATGTCGTCAATAAGCTCAGGCGTGCTCTGAGGGTCAAAAAGGCCGGTCATGCGGGCACTCTGGATCCGGCGGCTACTGGTCTGCTGATTCTTGCCACAGGAAAAAACACACGTCAGATCGAAACCGTTCAGGGATTGGATAAAACCTACACCGGTACCATCACGCTCGGTCAGACATCGGCTACTTACGATCAGGAGGGAGCACTGACTCCGTCTGGAGACCCCGGTACCGTTTCAGACCAGCAGATCCGGGATCAAATCGAATCGGCGTTCACGGGTACGATTCATCAGGTTCCTCCCATGTTCAGTGCACTCAAGCGGGATGGGAAAAAACTTTATGAACTGGCCCGCCAGGGAAAAACGATCACCTTAGAAGCAAGACCTGTTCAGATATCCCGATTTGACTGGACCCGGCCCGTACCTGAACAGATTCACTTTGCCATCACCTGCTCCAAAGGAACTTACATCCGGTCCATCGCCCACGATCTGGGGTCTGCTCTCGGGTGTGGCGGTTATCTTTCTGATTTACGGAGAACTGCCATTGGTCCTTACCAGATCAGTGAGGCACTTGATATTGAAACAATCATTGCCCGGTTCCGGCAGGTGGCAGGAGAAGAAATTCCCACATGAGTCATTCATCGCCTGTCATTTTCCACGGACTGGATGGATTCCCGTTTTCACCCAACCACTACCTGACCCTGGGTGCCTTTGACGGACTGCATCTGGGACACCGGCAGATTGTTGATCAGGTGGTGACGGCCGCCCGGTCCAATCATGGGGAATCGGTGCTGATTACCTTTGATCCGCATCCGCAGGAAGTTATTCAGAAGGGACCAGACCCCTTTTTCCTTCTTTCTACCCTTCCGGAGAAAATACAGGTCCTAAAACACACGGGTCTCGATAAAATTCTGGTTTTGCCGTTTACCCGGGATTTTTCAGAGCTTCCTCCTGAAGCCTTCATTAAAAATATCCTTGTCGGGCGGGTTGGCATGCGGAAAATCTGGATCGGCTATGATCACGGGTTTGGTCGTGACCGGTCCGGTGGTATTGATCTGCTGAAACAACTGGGCCCTGAATGCGGCTTTACGGTTGAACAGGTGGGTGCCCATGAGGTAGGTTCGGTGGTGGTATCCAGCA contains these protein-coding regions:
- the rbfA gene encoding 30S ribosome-binding factor RbfA; its protein translation is MSHRTQKVASLIKQEIGKLFTNEFADLSPNMITVTQVRMSDDLSVAKVFLSVWGRIEDVDLTFIRLEERKKDIRYELAKSIKNHFRVIPELIFRKDDSQEYSQKIEALFKKIHEEEQNRHS
- the truB gene encoding tRNA pseudouridine(55) synthase TruB is translated as MGFSNWPDGWFLVDKPAGWTSFDVVNKLRRALRVKKAGHAGTLDPAATGLLILATGKNTRQIETVQGLDKTYTGTITLGQTSATYDQEGALTPSGDPGTVSDQQIRDQIESAFTGTIHQVPPMFSALKRDGKKLYELARQGKTITLEARPVQISRFDWTRPVPEQIHFAITCSKGTYIRSIAHDLGSALGCGGYLSDLRRTAIGPYQISEALDIETIIARFRQVAGEEIPT
- a CDS encoding bifunctional riboflavin kinase/FAD synthetase translates to MSHSSPVIFHGLDGFPFSPNHYLTLGAFDGLHLGHRQIVDQVVTAARSNHGESVLITFDPHPQEVIQKGPDPFFLLSTLPEKIQVLKHTGLDKILVLPFTRDFSELPPEAFIKNILVGRVGMRKIWIGYDHGFGRDRSGGIDLLKQLGPECGFTVEQVGAHEVGSVVVSSTKIREAIRHGQVELATEMLGYPYTVSGIVSRGEGIGRKIGFPTANIFVEHPRKLIPHGGVYHVELLIGTDWHRGVCNIGQRPTFDGQELRIEVHLLQFQSDIYGMPVCLRFHRRLREEKKFPSVDELIRQITKDVEEANIFWNGSGW